One genomic region from Lynx canadensis isolate LIC74 chromosome E1, mLynCan4.pri.v2, whole genome shotgun sequence encodes:
- the KIF18B gene encoding kinesin-like protein KIF18B, which yields MVMAVEDSKVRVVVRVRPPTPRELESQRRPVVQVVDDQVLVFDPEEPNGGFLGLKWGSTHDGPKKKGKDLTFVFDRVFGETATQQDVFQHTTHSILDSFLQGYNCSVFAYGATGAGKTHTMLGREGDPGIMYLTTMELYRRLEAHQEEKRFEVLISYQEVYNEQIHDLLEPKGPLAIREDPDKGVVVQGLSFHQPTSAEQLLDMLTRGNRNRTQHPTDANATSSRSHAIFQIFVKQQDRVPGLTQALQVAKMSLIDLAGSERASSTHAKGERLREGANINRSLLALINVLNALADAKGRKSHVPYRDSKLTRLLKDSIGGNCRTVMIATVSPSSLAYEDTYNTLKYADRAKEIKLSLKSNVISLDCHISQYATICQQLQAEVAALREKLRMYEVGAQAPPQDLPKSPRSGPPQQACPSPSRLPSQPCTPELHPGSAVFPEESLGPEAPVGRVMEGNSPDREPPPEDKEDNPAEEVPIQVPEQTLRHPLPRSPGLTLQPKPDTGCLSPQNLGRDCSKQLALKVLCLAQRQYSLLQAANLLTPDMITEFETLQQLVQEEKAEPRAEASGTPGPARGAPLELRLESESPGYSGPVTRTMARRLSGLMHTLGVLPGPDRTPAQVARRPTEKKRRRRPSPSEPDSPPAPKLGTKRQRQSFLPCLRRGSLPEAQPSLGPTTPRGGKASSSCHSPRICPATVIKSRVPLGPSAVQNCSTPLALPPRDLNATFDLSEEPPSKLGFLECTGWENVPQEPSRLDQPFIPSGPVPLFTMKGPKPTSSFPGSSARKKRRIASSSVSRSLGVARGRSRIARLPSSTLKRPAGPLTIPEPPSSPRCPGNQRSQQELMGIGGTLSSGSSITKVS from the exons ATGGTGATGGCGGTGGAGGACAGCAAGGTGCGTGTCGTGGTGCGGGTCCGGCCTCCCACCCCACGGGAGTTGGAGAGTCAGCGGCGGCCTGTTGTTCAGGTGGTGGATGACCAGGTGCTGGTGTTTGACCCTgaggagcccaatgggggcttcCTTGGCCTGAAATGGGGCAGTACCCATGATGGCCCCAAGAAGAAGGGCAAAGACCTGACATTTGTCTTTGACCGGGTCTTTGGTGAGACGGCCACCCAACAGGACGTGTTCCAGCACACCACCCACAGCATTCTGGACAGCTTCCTCCAGGGCTACAACTGCTCAG TGTTTGCCTATGGGGCCACCGGGGCTGGGAAGACGCACACCATGCTGGGAAGAGAGGGGGACCCCGGCATCATGTACCTGACCACCATGGAACTGTACAGGCGGCTTGAGGCCCACCAGGAGGAGAAGCGATTCGAGGTGCTCATCAGCTACCAGGAG GTGTACAATGAGCAGATCCACGACCTCCTGGAGCCCAAGGGGCCCCTGGCCATCCGTGAGGACCCCGACAAGGGCGTGGTGGTGCAAGGACTTTCCTTCCACCAG CCAACCTCAGCTGAGCAGCTGCTGGACATGCTGACCAGGGGGAACCGCAACCGCACGCAGCACCCGACTGACGCCAATGCTACCTCCTCCCGCTCCCATGCCATCTTCCAG ATCTTTGTGAAGCAGCAGGACCGGGTTCCAGGTCTGACTCAGGCCCTTCAAGTGGCCAAAATGAGCCTGATTGACCTGGCTGGTTCGGAGCGGGCGTCTAGCACCCACGCGAAGGGGGAGCGGCTGCGGGAGGGTGCCAACATCAACCGTTCTCTGCTGGCCCTCATCAACGTCCTCAACGCCCTGGCCGACGCAAAG GGCCGTAAGTCTCACGTGCCCTACCGGGACAGCAAACTGACCCGTCTGCTCAAGGACTCCATCGGGGGCAACTGTCGCACAGTGATGATCGCTACCGTCAGCCCCTCCAGTCTGGCCTACGAGGACACATACAACACCCTCAAGTATGCTGACCGGGCCAAAGAGATCAAGCTCTCG CTGAAGAGTAATGTGATCAGCCTGGACTGTCACATCAGCCAGTATGCCACCATCTGCCAGCAGCTGCAGGCTGAG GTGGCTGCCCTGAGGGAGAAGCTCCGAATGTACGAGGTGGGAGCCCAGGCGCCACCGCAGGACCTCCCGAAATCCCCCAGATCCGGCCCTCCCCAGCAAGC CTGCCCCTCACCGTCCCGTCTTCCCagccagccctgcaccccagAGCTCCACCCAGGGTCTGCAGTCTTTCCAGAGGAGAGCCTGGGGCCAGAGGCCCCGGTGGGGAGGGTCATGGAAGGGAACTCTCCAGACCGGGAACCGCCCCCAGAGGACAAGGAAGACAACCCAGCCGAGGAG GTTCCAATCCAGGTACCAGAGCAGACCCTCAGACACCCACTGCCAAGGTCCCCGGGCCTGACCCTGCAGCCCAAGCCAGACACGGGCTGCCTCTCACCACAGAACTTGGGCAGGGACTGTTCTAAGCA gtTGGCCCTGAAGGTGCTGTGCCTGGCACAGCGACAGTACTCCCTGCTCCAAGCAGCCAACCTGCTGACCCCCGACATGATCACAGAGTTCGAGACCCTACAGCAGCTGGTACAAGAGGAAAAAGCTGAGCCCAGAGCCGAGGCCTCAGGCACACCCGGCCCGGCCAGGGGGGCACCTCTGGAGCTGCGTTTAGAGTCAG AGTCTCCAGGATACTCTGGCCCCGTGACCCGGACCATGGCAAGGCGACTGAGTGGCCTCATGCACACTCTGGGGGTCCTACCAGGGCCTGACCGCACCCCAGCCCAGGTAGCCCGGCGGCCCacagagaagaagaggaggaggagaccgaGCCCCTCAGAGCCAGACAGCCCCCCAGCCCCGAAGCTGGGGACCAAACGCCAGCGCCAGTCCTTCCTGCCCTGCCTGAGGAGGGGGTCCCTGCCTGAGGCTCAGCCTTCACTCGGGCCCACCACCCCCAGAGGGGGAaaggcctcctcctcctgccactCCCCTCGCATCTGCCCAGCCACAGTCATCAAAAGCCGGGTGCCCCTGGGCCCTTCTGCCGTGCAGAACTGCTCTACTCCTCTGGCCCTGCCCCCTCGGGACCTCAACGCCACCTTTGACCTCTCAGAGGAGCCCCCCTCAAAACTGGGTTTCCTTGAATGCACTGGCTGGGAGAATGTTCCCCAGGAGCCGAGCAGGCTGGATCAGCCCTTCATCCCCAG TGGACCTGTACCCCTGTTCACCATGAAAGGCCCCAAACCAACATCTTCCTTCCCTGGGAGCTCAGCCCGCAAGAAGAGGCGCATTGCGAG ttcCTCAGTCTCCCGCTCCCTGGGAGTGGCCCGTGGCCGCAGCCGCATCGCCCGCCTCCCCAGCAGCACCTTGAAGAGGCCAGCTGGGCCCCTCACAATCCCAG AACCCCCCTCCAGTCCCCGCTGCCCTGGCAACCAGAGGAGCCAGCAGGAACTGATGGGGATTGGGGGAACCCTGTCATCCGGGAGCTCTATCACCAAGGTGTCCTGA